From Lycium ferocissimum isolate CSIRO_LF1 chromosome 12, AGI_CSIRO_Lferr_CH_V1, whole genome shotgun sequence, one genomic window encodes:
- the LOC132039888 gene encoding kirola-like has translation MGVKGKLTASIEVKCGGHLIHDLLHSNTNHLSNITPRINRLDIHQGGIMKVGSIVSWKYNEDGKEKIVKEVIEAIDHQKKSITWKVIEGDVLEFYNSFSIITSCEHQWATWAIAYEKKTADTPDPLVYLGFALEFMKDIESHLLKK, from the exons ATGGGTGTGAAAGGCAAGTTGACTGCTTCCATAGAGGTGAAGTGTGGAGGACATTTGATTCATGATCTTCTTCATTCCAATACTAATCATTTATCCAATATTACCCCTAGAATCAACCGTCTTGATATCCATCAAGGTGGAATCATGAAGGTTGGTTCCATAGTTAGTTGGAAATATAACGAAG ACGGAAAAGAGAAGATTGTTAAGGAGGTGATTGAAGCCATCGatcatcaaaagaaatcaaTCACTTGGAAAGTGATTGAAGGAGATGTGTTGGAGTTTTACAATTCCTTCAGTATCATCACATCCTGTGAACACCAGTGGGCTACATGGGCAATAGCATACGAGAAGAAAACTGCAGACACTCCAGACCCTCTCGTTTACTTGGGTTTTGCCCTGGAATTTATGAAAGATATAGAGAGTCACCTTCTCaagaaatag